Below is a genomic region from Kribbella qitaiheensis.
ATGCAGGGTGCGGACAACACAGAGGAGTACGGCGCGCTCAGCCGCGGCGTACGGTATCGCGCCATCTACGAGCGGGCCTTGCTGGAGACACCCGGTGAGCTGGACAGCATCGCCGAGGGCGTCGGCTGGGGCGAGGAGGCCCGGAGCCTTCCGACCCTGCCGGTGCGGCTGGCGATCGTGGACCGGGCTACTGCCGTCTGTCCGTTGGTCCGCGACGACGAGCTGGGTATCGGCGAGCCGACTGCCGCGGTGATCGGCCGTGGACAGCTACTGGACGCACTGCTTTCTCTGTTCGAGAGCCACTGGGAGCAGGCGACTCCGGTGAAGTTGCAGGCCGGGGAGCAGCAGGGGCCGGACGGGCTGGACGACTCCGAGCGGTTCCTGCTGTCGCTGCTGGTCGCCGGCGTACCGGACAAGTCGATCGCGTCGCAGCTCGGGATCAGCCGCCGTACGGTGCAACGCCGCCTCGATCGGCTGATGACGCTGGCCGGCGTGGACACCCGTACCGGCCTGGCGTTCCAGGCTGCGAAGCGGAGCTGGTTGTAGAGGGCGCGGGCAGGTTGCTATCTGCCCGCGCCCTCCGGCTACTACTTCAGCCCGTAGGCCCGGATGACCGTCTGGCTGATCTTGTTGCCCGCGTTGTCACCGGCAACAACCCGTAGCGAGACGGTGCCCTTGCCCGCCGGCACTACGGCTACGTAGTGACCGCGAGTCCCTACCGCGATGATCCGGCGCCACGTCTTGCCCTCGTCGAACGACACCTGGGCCTGCAGCGAGGTAGAGCGAGGCGCGGCGACCCCTGCCTGCTGGTGAACCTTGAACCCGATCAGGTGCGTCCGGGCCGCCACTCGCCCGGTCAGATCCGTCGG
It encodes:
- a CDS encoding helix-turn-helix domain-containing protein, encoding MQDGLLDEREEQAYRLLVGLSVARPAELAEVAELPQQEADEVLQRLQAKGLVAIQPGDDPVFRPLPPDVALGTTLLRRQESLESARKTVASLSEEFRASASRRDAHHLVEVIVGAIPLRDRLRDLQNSAREEILWFCRANPLAMQGADNTEEYGALSRGVRYRAIYERALLETPGELDSIAEGVGWGEEARSLPTLPVRLAIVDRATAVCPLVRDDELGIGEPTAAVIGRGQLLDALLSLFESHWEQATPVKLQAGEQQGPDGLDDSERFLLSLLVAGVPDKSIASQLGISRRTVQRRLDRLMTLAGVDTRTGLAFQAAKRSWL